TCTTTGCTTCCGAGCGCGTCGACACCGGCGATCTGATACTCCTCTGCCGTCGCAAATGACGTTGTTACGCCCCGACGTTGAGGTGCCGTCACCAGCCTGTGCGGGCTGATCGATGGCCACGGTGACGACACATCAAGCAAGTGATTGTGGTGACAAACAACACACAAGGAACTCAACAATGAAAGTCGTAATTATCGGCGGGAGCGGGCTGATCGGGAAAAAACTGTCGGTCCTCCTTCGCGAGCGCGGGCACAACGCCGTATCCGCGTCCCCGTCGTCCGGTGTCAATACCCTCACCGGCGAAGGGCTGGCCGGAGCACTAACGGGTGCAGACGTCGTTGTGGACGTCTCGAACTCGCCGTCGTTCGCGGACGCCGCGGTGATGGAGTTCTTCGTCACTTCGACGCGGAACCTGCTCGCGGCGGAAGCTGCGGCCGGCGTGAAGCACCACGTCGCACTTTCTGTCGTTGGTGCCGACCGCCTACCTGATAGCGGTTACATGCGAGCAAAGATCGCCCAGGAGCAACTGATCGAAGCGGGCCGAGTGCCGTACACGATCGTTCGAGCCACGCAGTTCTTCGAGTTCCTCGGTGGGATCGCCGGGGCGGGTTCGGCGGATGATGTTGTCCGTCTTCCAACTGCCCCGATGCAGCCACTCGCGGCCGATGATGTGGCAGCGACTCTGGCCGATGTTGTCGTTGGAACGCCGGTAAACGGAATGGTCGAGTTGGCCGGTCCCGAGGCGCTGTCCATTGCCGATTTCGTGGGACGATACCTGACCGCGACTGGGGACAAACGAACCGTAGTCGCCGACCCGAATGCGCGCTACTTTGGTGCCACCCTGGATAACCGCGGGCTCGCCCCCGGAGCGAACCCGCGCACCGGACCAACCCAATTCGCGGACTGGCTTAACCGCGCCGAGTTGAAGAAGTGAGCGACACTGTTTTTCGGAGTTACTTTCTGATGTAGAAGCGGCAGCGGTGTGCAAAAGGGGTACGTGGGGCGCATCCCTTTTGCACACCGCGTAGAGATTCCCCTTCCATTCCCCCTCTAGGCTTTGCGGCACTATCCTTCCGTGATTTACGGCCGGCCGAGTTCCCCCGAATGCTCATCAGCGACCAGCTTCATTAACATGACGAATCGGCCTGACCCGAACAGGCACTTCCAGGGCACCGCTAAGTCAACGCAGCCAAGGAACCACCACAATTCTGCGACGTGCAAATTCGGCAGAAAAACGCCTTCAACCATGATTGACAACAAAAATTGTCAAGGCTACTATCCTCCTCATGCTCGACGTCCAAGTTATCGATGATCCAGCGGCCGCGACGGTGGCTTTGGAGCCCATGCGGAGTCGACTCCTCTCCGAGCTAGCCGCTCCTGCTTCGGCGGCGACGCTGGCCACGCGGGTCGGTTTAGCTCGGCAGAAGGTCAACTACCATTTGCACGCGCTGGAGGCGCACGGGTTGGTACGGTTGGCCCAGGAACGCAAGTGGGGCGGACTGACGGAACGGCTGCTCGTAGCGACGGCCGCTTCCTACGTTGTTTCGCCCAGCGCCCTCGGCCCGGTCGCCGCTGATCCGAACCGGAAAATCGATCGACTGTCCGCGAGCTATCTCATCGCCCTAGGCGCGCGAGTCGTCCGCGAGGTGGGCGATCTCGTTCGCCGGGCGAACGAGGCGGAGAAGCGCCTGGCGACCCTGGCGGTGGACACCGAGGTTCGCTTCCGGTCGCCGACGGACCGGGCTGCGTTCACAAGCGAACTCACCGAGGCCATCACGAAACTCGTTGCGAAGTATCACGATGAATCCGTCCCCGGCGGTCGCGCGCATCGCCTGGTGGTCGTAGCGCACCCTCTGCCACAAAAATCCGATCCCAAGGAGCCGTCATGAGCGTGAAGAAAGAAGCCTCCGGGCGCCGTTCGGTCCAGGTCGAAGTCGAGCTTCCCGGCACGCCGGAGGAGGTCTGGCACGCCATCGCCACCGGACCGGGTATTTCGTCCTGGTTCTTGCCGGCCGAGTTCGAGGAGCACGACGGGAAGCCTATCGCAGTGAAGTTGAACTTCGGTCCGGGCATGGAAATCCGTTCCGCAGTGACGACCTGG
This region of Gemmata massiliana genomic DNA includes:
- a CDS encoding helix-turn-helix domain-containing protein, giving the protein MLDVQVIDDPAAATVALEPMRSRLLSELAAPASAATLATRVGLARQKVNYHLHALEAHGLVRLAQERKWGGLTERLLVATAASYVVSPSALGPVAADPNRKIDRLSASYLIALGARVVREVGDLVRRANEAEKRLATLAVDTEVRFRSPTDRAAFTSELTEAITKLVAKYHDESVPGGRAHRLVVVAHPLPQKSDPKEPS
- a CDS encoding SDR family oxidoreductase, which codes for MKVVIIGGSGLIGKKLSVLLRERGHNAVSASPSSGVNTLTGEGLAGALTGADVVVDVSNSPSFADAAVMEFFVTSTRNLLAAEAAAGVKHHVALSVVGADRLPDSGYMRAKIAQEQLIEAGRVPYTIVRATQFFEFLGGIAGAGSADDVVRLPTAPMQPLAADDVAATLADVVVGTPVNGMVELAGPEALSIADFVGRYLTATGDKRTVVADPNARYFGATLDNRGLAPGANPRTGPTQFADWLNRAELKK